The genome window GCTCAGTCAAGGtgtgttatttttaacataCAGAGACTAATCTTGATAATCCAGAAAGCAGCCCAACACCCATGGAACAAACTCTTTCATACCACAATTTGAACCATGTACATAAAAGAGTAAGCAGCTGTAAGCTAACAGCATGATCAAAGCTTGTTTAGACAGCAGTGTGTGACCTGACAGTTATTAGAAAGAGGTTTGTATGTGTTCAGAAAAATTCTGTTTTATCTGGGAGTTGTCATTGGATGAAAAGCTTGTGTTTTGAAGAGCTGattgaatttttatttcagGTGGATGTGAATCCTGCTAGCAACcgtctgcagctgctggagccCTTTGACAAGTGGCATGGAAAAGACCTGGAAAACATGAGGATCCTCATCAAGGTAAGGAAGGAAAGATGGGGTTGATGTGCAAGTGAAGTTTATCTAAATGACATCTTACAAGTTAGGTTGGCTTggataataaaacatgtactGGTAAATCTTAATGTCAACAATCAAGTAAACCACAGACAGCATCTTGTTATTCAGTGCTGTTAATGTCCAAAACTAATATAGATACATCACAGTTTTACTGGGTGACATGTTGCTTCactcacataagcacacacTGTAGTTTTATCAGTCACAAATACACCGTCACAAGAATGCCAAGCATGTATCAATCCATGaaaatagtagtaatagtaatagtaataacCCGATATCAGTTTTTATAATTCACATTTTGCTGAGAATGAGAAAAAGCTAATAATTACACACATAATCAGTGAAGAGCTCTGTAGTGACAAAAGCTTTTGTATAAAGTTGACTGAAACTCCAATGAATCATAAATTGAATAGCATTAAATGTCCCATTTTGTTCATAACTTAAttctttcatcttctcctcttccttttctttgcCTCCACTGCTATAGGTGAAGGGAAAGTGCACCACTGATCACATTAGTGCTGCAGGACCCTGGCTCAAATTCCGTGGTCACCTAGATAACATCTCCAACAATTTGCTGATTGGTGCTGTCAACATTGAGAATGATGCTGTCAACAAGGTGAAGAACCAGCTGACAGGAGAGTACGGAGGTGTGCCCGATGTGGCGCGCCAGTACAAGGTGATTTTAGACAGGGAACAAGGTGGATTCATTAAGTTATACAATGACTTAATTTGCAACACATGACCTGTTGTATGttcatgttgattttttttctcaacagcCAGTTTaccttatttttttattttgtttacctGTATACAACAGGCCAGTGGAGTGAACTGGGTGGTGGTTGGAGACGAGAACTACGGAGAAGGGTCCAGCAGAGAGCATGCCGCCCTGGAGCCACGACACCTGGGAGGAAGGGCCATTATTGTCAAGAGCTTTGCCAGAATCCATGGTATGTCTcagtaaaaacatgcaaacatccATAGCCCCTGTCAGACGTGCACCCTTTCCATGAATTTGACATGATCCAAATGCGTCAGCACTTTAATCATTACAGTAATATTACAAGGTTGGACCTAGTAAgatttgtgtgtctctgtcaaaACAGTACAAGTCTGAACTTCATGCAGGCACCAGGGTTATTatctaaaatgaaaactaattttaatCAAGTGTAGAAGTAAGATCAAAATGTCAGGGAGGAAACATGGGAGCTTTCGGACTATTTCAAATTGTAGACAGACCACAAGTAAATCCACAATCGTacctttttgtctgtttctaaCTATAGTCATTTCGGGTATCAGCGTCTGTGGCACAGTAATCAGaagtaaaatgacaacaaagcttAGTCTAAGGTTTACATCAGCACATTGTTGATGGGGGACAAAAAATCCAGGGAGAACGAGCACGGAGGGAAACATTTGCACCCAGTCAATGTCTGAATGACAGAAAGCGTCTCTTTTACAGTTTGTcgactttctctgtctgtaacattttaaagatATTCTGGGGTATGAAAAAGGAATTGTGCTTACACTCTTACACCTGTTTTTATGAAAGGTACAGGCAACACGAAAAGCAGTGTCTTAATAGTTGTGACAAGCAGTGAATTGATGATTATTTAGTGTGGCATGTTTACAGTTTGCCAGAATGAAGATGTGTCCAGCAGTGTCTAAGAGAGTTATAATTACAGTCCATTAGTGCCATGGGTAGATGAAAGCCTGTCTGATATGAGGaatgtttctttcatttgtgtaaaaacattttccataaGCTGTTGCTTTTAGTAAATAGAGCTATGAAAGCTGTATGAAAAGCTTTCAACATCCTCTTGTCTTGAGGATATAAAGACTTCCCACAGCATAGATTTTGTATAAAATGGTGTAAATGCTGCTAATCAATAACATAGAGACACATTTACTCATATTCAATGTCCTCCATGACCTTGTATTTCTATGTAACAGATATACTCCCATCAAACAGAGGGCCCCTATCCTGTTACCTGAGGGAAGTACAGCATGAGTCAGTATCTTGctgttatgtgttatttttccatctttacAGAGACTAACCTGAAGAAGCAGGGCCTGCTGCCTCTGACTTTCGCCAACCCTCAGGACTACGACAGAATTCGCCCCGATGACAAGATTTCAATCACCGGCTTGAAGTCTCTTGCTCCTGGAAAGGTGAGCTGTATTCTGCATTGACAAGATTATGTTGTAGAAAACTTGATAAATGCTTTACACATAGATTTTGTATCGTCCTCCAGCAACTGACAGCAGAGATCAAGCACAGTGATGGCAGCCAGGAGTCCATCTCTCTAAACCACACCTTCAATGAGACCCAGATCGAGTGGTTTAAAGCTGGGTCTGCCCTGAACAGGATGAAGGAGCTTCAGTAATTGGTGGCAAGGAGGAAGGTGGGCCCTGTAGGGTCCATTGAGGGTATTTGGTGTAGAAGTATGAGCCTAGAGAGGGGCATTgcaaagagggagagaatgtTAGATGGTAACCAGACTGGGTTTGGTAATAGCTGCAGTCAtgttctgttaaagaaagaagacaaaaatgcaaacacccactcacatacacacacacacacacacaaacaatgtcGCTGTACAGATGaaaagcgcacacacacacacgacacgAGCACGTACATCCGCAGACAGGATTACTGTGAAAGCACTAAACATCAATAGGCAGAATCACACAGTTGCACTTGAACAATTACACATAACCAAAGCTTTAGTGTGTCTCTGTTATAGGCAGCGTCGTTGGTACTGATAGCACTCCtcagtttaaaataacatttctcaCGTTTATTTGTTAATTGTAGCACTTGTTTCATACACAgagaccttttcttttttctttttctctctattAAATGTGGGCGGTATTTTCCTGTTTGCAACAGATTAGATTCACTACTTTATTTCTCTAAGCTCTACTGAAACAGACTTGTTGGGAGCATTAACATAAAAGCATTACTCACAATCGGctctactgtatgtctttaaTGACTCTAATGTATCTAACATACAAGTTAGATTCATACCCTGAATTAATAAAATTAGatacaaaatgttattaaaacaaacagcttcatgTTAACTACCATATCCACTCCAAGACAAGacatttctcctcttttatcGTTGTTCCATCCAAACAGCTCCATAAGCTCACATGAATGTATTATTAACCTTATTCTATCTCTATAATACAGCTCACACACCAAACGGTGATAAACTCCACTAGTTATCCATTGACTTGATTTGACTTTATTGACTTTACTCAGACTAGTTCACTCCTGTTCAGCCTGAATCTCTGTACACTCCCTGCTTTGTGCATTATATAACCCTTAAGTGTGGAAACTTTCCTGTATGTTGTTAGGTTAGTGCTAGCCTTGCCATTTTTATTCTCCTTTCAtatgtgtttttctcatgtgtgtgaaagaaaaagatgaatgaTGTTCTTTATTCAGGTTGACATCGGTATGCGTTTGCATCTGTCTGTTCCTCTTTGCTCATCTCCTTTTGTATTCACAAGGCTGGCTCATGCAGTAAAAACCAAAACCTTTTGTCTGGTGAAATAGACTAGGCAGTAAAGCTGCACTAGGCAAGATCATTATGTAAATTTCTGGTGTATAGACACATAAGATCCTCTTCGAATGCAGTCCGGATAAAGCTCTATATCTATAgtagattttctgttttgtcatcTTATCTTATCCTATCCTATTAAAATCCACTTCACTGTCCTCTGGAGCTGCCTGTGTGAAGTTGTCTTGTGTAGTTTTAATGGGAGATGACAGACTGCGTTTGTCATTGAACTCAATGCTTTTTCAGGCCCACAGCATGGGAAGGCTTGGTGTCTTCTTACACAAACTAACGCACAATCTAGTGTCAGTATGCCTGCACACTAGTACTTAGTGTTAGAAAAGTAGTTTTAGGTGTGCTTTGCCAagcatttgttttctgcagaaatcatCTTGAGAGtacagcttgtttgtgtgtgtctctgtaggACTGACATACATCGTGTTTGTAATAAGACTGTATGAACTAGTCTTGCTCTAATGTATAGCTAGAGTGCACCACTGAAACAGCACAGATACATATAGATATGAACTTAGAGATGTTTGATGTTACTGCTTCTGTTTTATGTGGGAGTACTTATGGTCCCATGTGGTTAATTCTGATCACCATGCAGAAAATCTATAAATCTGTAATTCTGCCGCCACAGAAGTTAAAAGGTTTTGGATTCATTCCCTAAGATAAATACCTATGTGCTAAAAAGTGTCTGAAAACATTGTTGAGTTTGGATTTGTGTGCAAATGATGACATATAGCTTCACTTTGTATAGGggtgtgtaaataaaaatcattatatagagatatatatatatatataaacaaagagagagatcaACTGCTGTATGCTGCCATTCTAAATGAGAGTTTAGAACTGTTTGTCCACTTCCTGTAACTTGGTGTCATGACAGTGTCCCCCATGTAGTCTTTATTAACGTCTTCACAGACAAGTTGACACATGGATTGTGGGTAAAACTTAAACATGGATACTGGATTGTAGCTGTCTGACAGCTAAAAGGTTTTTATGAAGGTGACTATTCTGTTATTTTCTTAGTTTCTGCTTGTGTTCAATTTACATTTCATCATCAGAGAATCGTACAGTATTTACTGCCAAAAATGCCTAATCAAAATTTTAGTTATATGGGAAGAATCtcccattttatttaaaaaaaaaatcttaccaCTTCATAATAATTTGAGTACATACAAGGCATTTTGTCCTTCAGAATATCATTCATTTTATCCTCCAATTTCTTCtgtctgcacattttaaacagccGGCAGTGAAAAGGTTTATACTGTGATGTAAGATTGTGCTTTGGTGTTCATTGGTCGAGGCCTTTGAATTGTAAAAGTGCAACTGTAAACTGACAAATGAAGGGATTGTGCGGTTGCATCTCTGCTTTGTAATTTTGTACTTGAAACTCATGTGCTCTGTTTGGTCAGGCTTTCCTCtcatatattttaaatcagttatCATTTGATCagataaaatgactaaaatgatgtgatgatgattcCTCTCACACTCCTGTTTCAGCATTAAACCTGATTTTGTAAAAGATTATTTGAAATGCCTGCAGTTTTGTAGCTTGTGGGAATGAAAATTACTTGACATTTACAAAATTACATCTGgtaaaaattaaaatggttaataaagataaaattctgaattgaatattttggtgttttctttcattttaacattctCAGTATAGCAGTGTTACTCTTTATGTACTTGTGTCTGAGAAGAATTTGCTTTATTTAGTGATTTAATGAACATATAGTACAActataaatgacacatttattcttttaatttctctgttcacgttttaaatacatacacagCACACTAAACCTACATTTGTATATTACATACCTGTGCATATCATTAGTAAAACGTTATAGTCCAAGCACAGAACTATCTACAAATTTTGTGTACAAGTGGAaactggttctgctggaggtttttcctctccactgtcgcccactgctgctgaacagggatttgttgggttagctatataattctgtacatTATTagctttagaaaaacattttttaatgtattaacattaaaatgatatATATTTAACCTGCTAATATTATGTGAACGTTAtgattacagtaaaaaaacaacattacattaGGTTACTAAGGAATCTGAAAATGTGCGCTGTTCCTTTAAGTTTTGCGACATGTCGTAAAAACGCACTGTCGTAAATAATCACATGGGTGCATCATGGATGTTTGCTAAGCTGTTGCTCagtatttacacattttgtgGCGTTGTTAGTCACATTGtgagcattttttaaaatatcctGTTCATAATttttcagaaaagaaaacaagaaatgttATTCTGATATATCAGCGTCTCGTCTTGTTGTCACGCCGACAGCTTAGTCTGTTTGTTGGAGCACAGGTGCTCCGTGTTTAGTTGTGTTAGAGAGTAACGTTATCGTTACCTGTACTCGGTCTGTGTTTATCGTTACCTGTACTCGGTCTGTGTTTATCGTTACCTGTACTCGGTCTGTGTTTATCGTTACCTGTACTCGGTCTGTGGTTTATCGTTACCTGTACTCGGTCTGTGGTTATCGTTACCTGTACTCGGTCTGTGGTTATCGTTACCTGTACTCGGTCTGTGTTTATCGTTACCTGTACTCGGTCTGTGGTTATCGTTACCTGTACCGTCGTTACCTGTACTCGGTCTGTGGTTATCGTTACCTGTACTCGGTCTGTGTTTATCGTTACCTGTACTCGGTCTGTGGTTATCGTTACCTGTACTCGGTCTGCGTCATGTTCGTGTTGGTGGAGATGGTGGACACTGTCAGGATCCCTCCGTGGTTCTTCCAAAGACAACTGAACGAGGCCGTGGCCGAGGAGCTCAACAAGAAACTGGCCAACAAGGTGTGTTAACGTGCACCAGCAGCATTATTAACTGAATTCAAGTTCAAAGtctcacacagcagcaaaaataatgataatagtaTTATTTTGATGAGTTTATTGAGATAAAAAGAATCTTAGTggcaaacaaagaaagaaaggcaaACCTACTGACACATGAACACTTTACAACTTTAAATGAATGGTTGTATATGTGATGTCTgtattgtttaatttattgatttgcacattctgtgtttttaattgtaagAATATAACTAATGCATTTAACACTGTGACTGTCTTTGTCTGCATTTGTTAAATCTGCTCTTATCGCCTCAGGTCGTCTACAACGTTGGCCTCTGCATCTGCTTGTACGACATCACTAAACTAGAGGATTCCTACATATTCCCAGGGGACGGAGCCTCACACACCAAAGGTATGATAATGATAACAGAACTAAGAATTCACATGAACAAATCAGAGGTTACGTTGTGGGTACGGTGAGGCTgaggtttatttttttcctgctgattTTATCACTTCTTCCTTTGGTCTTTTGTGACAGTTCACTTCAGGTACGTTGTTTTTCACCCTTTCCTCGATGAGATCCTGGTCGGCAAGATCAAATACTGCAGTCAGGAGGGAGTTCATGGTAATTTCTGTTCTTGCTTTTGAACATGTTTGATTCAGTcttcataaatgtgtgtgtcaagtcctcaatacaataaaaaggaacaaaagTAAAGGATTCTGTTACTGAACTGTGGATCACACTGACTGCACAtggtttctctctgttttagtGACGATGGACTTCTTCGATGACATTCTTATTCCACCAGAGTCACTTCAACAACCAGCGAAATTGTATCCTAACATCAAGTGTTTTGTCTCAACCCAATTTAACCAGCTGTAAAATCCAAAACCTTGTTTCTTATCATAAATACACAGCGTATACTGACTTCCATTACAGGTGAAAGTAGAAATGATTAATCTAAACCTTTACCCTCATACTTACAGAAAAATCTAATAAACAATGAAGATTTTTCTGtaggaaaagacacaaaagacaaacatttgtgaCTTTATAGTCTGAAGTCTACAAAATTATCCAAAAATTCTAATACATGTTCCAAACCTTTGTTGAAAAACTTCAGCTCTTTACACCTGCTGCAGCAACTGTTCTAAAGTAGTTGATAAACAATCTAAGATTATTCTAGTTAATATAATTATCTAGGATAATCTTTCATAAATTTTAATATactaagaaaaaaatataactgCATGTCAGCAtgcaaataacaataaataatattcaacagcaaaaataaatttgtCCCATAACACCATATAAATGCATACAGAATACTAGTGACAGTGAATACAGTGAATCCCTTTACTGTTAGTCTTTACTGTCTGTACAACAGTGACACCTTCTGTTGTGGAAAAAGTTCCCAAAAACCTTCCAACAGGAAAATATGAAGGAAAACTTAGGCAGAGCAACAGAGGAGCAATTGCTCTGCCATTATGGACTAATGGTTAAATGGCAAATGAGAGTGTAGAGCACTTAAaagatttgtatttgtgtagtCACcagtataaaaatacacataataataacCAGTTAGGACCAACAAATCTTTTCCtataaaacacagtgacatgAACAGTAGCTGCCagctgtaataaattaattggCACTGTAATAAACGGCATGCAGTGGTTTAAAAGTAGTGGTTGTGGTTCCTTACCTGCATCATCAGTGATGAAGCAGAGCAGGTGTGGCTTTGGGAGTATGAGACCGATGAGGGGGCTCATGACCTGTACATGGACCAAGGAGAGGAGATCCGTTTTCGAGTGGCAGATGAAGTCTTTGTGGATACATCGCCGACGGGCCCAGCCACTGCAGCGAGTGACACGCCAGCACAGCCGGGACAGTCAACGGCGCCGCCAGCAGAAGACAAcggagagaagaaagaggcaCCGTACACCCTGATTGTAAGAACACAACTTATGACTCCATAGTGGTGTGTTTGAAGGCACATGCACAGAGGCAAGGTTATAAAAGCTGAGTGGCACTATAGTTAGTCAGTCCTCTAAGGCTTTCTGTACCGACCATGAAAGTTTACCTTCACAAGTTTTAAAGAATCAAGGTTTTAATGCCTGTGAGGCCAAACTATCCtacaacattcagttttttaatgcTACACAattggaaaaagtaagtgaaatcTATTTATGGCATCAGTAACCTTAGGTGAACACTTCCTGTACCTGTGGATTAAACCTGCACAATCTCCAGGAGGAACTttttcctcacagaactgcttcaggtCAGACATATTCTTAGGATGTCTGAAGTGAACCGCACTTTTCATGTCATttcagcatctctgttgggtttagggtctgggctttgactggACCACtgcaaaaggtggattttgtgtctctgaagccattctgtaaTAGATTTATGCTGATGTTTCGGGTCCTTCTGCAACACACCTCCTACCTAGATTTATAAATGTTACTGAGGCAACAAAGTCGCCCCaaatcaacataaaaactacattaaagTGTCCAGTATCTAATATATAATAGTTTCTCCTAatgcaggagcagctggatTATAAACAATTGCATAGTTAGTATAAGCTAACTATACTATGTGCATGTTGGACCTTCTTCTTGTCCCTCTTCAAGGCCATCACTGTTTACAGCTAGTCACAAGGTCTACCTGATTTGTGCTTGTTTAAAATATCATTGCTATAAGTGGTGCTTGTGACTTTGCACTTGCAGCCAAAGTAGAAACAGAGTCATGGATCAAAAGTAATTTTGTGAATTTGTTTCAGGGGACCATCTGTGAGCCTGGGCTCGGACTACTGTCGTGGTGGAACAGTTAGTGCTGTACAGGAAGAACAGAGTGTCTGACTGGTTGTTACGAAGAGTTCAAACATcgtgattggtcagagagatgGGGGACGGTCAGCTGGAGACATGGGACTCTTATGTTTCATCAAGGAAGTCAAGAGACAGAGTGGAGCTGCTTTCTGAACCAAGAAACTAGTTGGTGTAGAGGTGACGGATGTGAACTCTGTCATACCAAGACTGACTGTAGAAGTAAATGCAGTCCTACATGTGCCTGCTGAAAACTGATTATACTACAGTGGCCATGAGAGGTCAACACACTGCATcttaacaaaatgtaattaagaaaacAACATCAACTTAATAATGGAGGTTTTAAAAACTTGCTGCAGGACGagaaaacaaccaaataaaGTGCTGTTTTCGTaatttcactgttttgtctATTTGTTAAGCTGCAGTGTGTCGAGCAGAGGGCAGTGGGaccatacagtataaaacaagAGGCAAATAATGAATATGTTGAATAATTTGAACCATGATATCATAACATCCTCGGCGTGATGCTAGGATTACACAGGTGACAACATCTGACTTAATTGGCTCAGAATAGGAGTAGGTATGAACGATTTAATAGCAGGGCTGTAACGTACAGGTCTACCTACTGAAGTGTCTGGTGAATGTTGCAGTAAAAGAGACGTTTGTTAAACTAAAggtttgcattttttaaaatattgtgaCTATCCTTGTTTATGTGCACACATCCTCAGTTTATTTAACAGCCTTGTAATATattgtatttctcttttctctcgtAGTAAAAAAGCATCACCagcttgtgtgtatttgtcattttgtgtgatTATAGGAAGTAAATCAACAAGGATTAGTGAGCGGCCTTTAAATCCTACTGTCTGAAGGGCGGTGAAGGACGGCAGAGGCCTGTTGGTTTATAACAGAGCTGCACTCTTAATGTTGTTAACTCCTCAGTGACACACACTTTTTGTGGTTCAGTCAGAAATGTGGTGGGTGTGTTTCATGTGACAGCTGCATGGGCAGTTTGATGTTTGTCTCAGTTATGTGTTGTGAAACTAGGTCAGACTGTGTGGTTCCTATCAACAAAAGAGACACTCCTGCAAAAATGTAACGGACACAAGGCTTAAGAATGGAAAAGAGATAAAGATAGCATGTCAT of Anabas testudineus chromosome 8, fAnaTes1.2, whole genome shotgun sequence contains these proteins:
- the polr3h gene encoding DNA-directed RNA polymerase III subunit RPC8, with product MFVLVEMVDTVRIPPWFFQRQLNEAVAEELNKKLANKVVYNVGLCICLYDITKLEDSYIFPGDGASHTKVHFRYVVFHPFLDEILVGKIKYCSQEGVHVTMDFFDDILIPPESLQQPAKFDEAEQVWLWEYETDEGAHDLYMDQGEEIRFRVADEVFVDTSPTGPATAASDTPAQPGQSTAPPAEDNGEKKEAPYTLIGTICEPGLGLLSWWNS